A window of the Macaca nemestrina isolate mMacNem1 chromosome X, mMacNem.hap1, whole genome shotgun sequence genome harbors these coding sequences:
- the LOC105493772 gene encoding trophinin isoform X2, translated as MLQSGGRGPFPSDSAVTRPPRKMDRRNDYGYRVPPFQGPLPPPGSLGLPLPPDIQTETTEEDSVLLMHTLLAATKDSLAVDPPVVSRPKKSKTKKAPIKAITKAAPAAPPVPTANEIATDKPKITLQALNLPVITQISQASPTTEVTNTQVSSVTAQPKKANKMKRVTAKAAQGSQSPTGREGGATQLKSPLQVLNLPVISQNIHASIANESASSQTLITSIKPKKASKAKKAANKAIASATEVSLAPTATHTATTQGQITNETASIHTTAASIRTKKASKARKIIAKVINTDTEHIQAANVTETATRQIEASVIAIRPKKSKGKKAASRGPNSVSEISEALLATQMVTNQALAATLRVKRGSRARKASTKARATESQTPNADQGAQAKMASAQTNVSALETQVAAAVQALADDYLAQLSLEPTTRTRGKRNRKSKHLNGDERSGNNYRRIPWGRRPAPPRDVAILQERANKLVKYLLVKDQTKIPIKRSDMLRDVIQEYDEYFPEIIERASYALEKMFRVNLKEIDKQSSLYILISTRESSAGILGTTKDTPKLGLLMVILSVIFMNGNKASEAVIWEVLRKLGLHPGVRHSLFGEVRKLITDEFVKQKYLEYKRVPNSRPPEYEFFWGLRSYHETSKMKVLKFACKVQKKDPKDWAVQYREAVEMEVQAAAVAVAEAEARAEARAQMGIGEEAVAGPWNWDDMDIDCLTREELGDDAQAWSRFSFEIEARAQENADAGTSVNFSRGAGTRAGFSDGASISFNGAPSSSGGPGITFGGAPSSSASFSNTASISFGGTLSTSSSFSSAASISFGGAPSTSTSFSSEASISFGGTPCTSASFSGGVSSSFSGPLNTSATFSGAASSGFGGTLSTTAGFSSVLSTSTSFGSAPTTNTVFSSALSTSTGFGGTLSTSVCFGGSPSSSGSFGGTLSTSICFGGSPCTSTGFGGTLSTSVSFGGPSSTSANCGGTLSTSICFDGSPSTGAGFGGALNTSASFGSALNTSAGFGGAMSTSADFGSTLSTSVCFGGSPGTSVSFGSALNTSAGFGGAVSTSTDFGGTLSTSVCFGGSPSTSAGFSGALNTNASFGCAISTSAGFSGAVGTSAGFSGVPSTNPGFGGAFNTSAGFGGALSTTTDFGGTPNNSIGFGAAPSTSVSFGGAHSTSLCFGGAPSTSLCFGSASNTNLCFGGPPSTSACFSGATSPSFGDGPSTSTGFSFGNGLSTSAGFGGGLNTSAGFGGGLGTSAGFSGDLSTSSGFDGGLGTSAGFSGGPGTSTGFGGGLGTSAGFSGGLGTGAGFGGGLVTSDGFGGGLGTNASFGSTLGTGAGFSGGLSTSDGFGSRPNASFDRGLSTIIGFGSGSNTSTGFIGEPSTSTGFHSGPSSIVGFSGGPSTGVGFCSGPSISGFSGGPSTGAGFGGGPNTGAGFGGGPSTSAGFGSGATSLGACGFSYG; from the exons ATGCTGCAGAGCGGAGGGAGGG GCCCATTCCCCTCAGACTCAGCTGTTACTCGGCCTCCCAGAAAGATGGATAGGAGAAATGACTACGGATATAGGGTGCCTCCATTTCAG GGCCCTCTGCCTCCCCCTGGGAGCCTGGGGCTTCCCTTGCCTCCAGATATACAGACTGAGACTACAGAAGAGGACAGTGTCTTGCTGATGCATACCCTGTTGGCGGCAACCAAGGACTCCCTGGCCGTGGACCCACCAGTTGTCAGCCGGCCTAAGAAAAGCAAGACCAAGAAGGCCCCTATAAAGGCTATTACTAAGGCTGCACCTGCTGCCCCTCCAGTCCCAACTGCCAATGAGATTGCCACCGACAAGCCCAAAATAACTTTGCAGGCTTTAAACCTGCCAGTCATTACCCAGATCAGTCAGGCTTCACCTACCACTGAGGTAACCAATACTCAGGTTTCTTCAGTCACTGCTCAGCCTAAGAAAGCCAACAAGATGAAGAGAGTTACTGCCAAGGCAGCGCAAGGCTCCCAATCCCCAACTGGCCGTGAGGGTGGCGCTACACAGCTCAAGTCACCCTTGCAGGTCCTAAACCTACCAGTCATCTCACAGAATATTCACGCTTCAATTGCCAATGAGTCAGCCAGTTCCCAGACCTTGATAACCTCTATCAAGCCTAAGAAAGCTTCCAAGGCTAAGAAGGCTGCGAATAAGGCCATAGCTAGTGCCACCGAGGTTTCACTGGCTCCAACTGCCACCCATACAGCTACCACCCAAGGCCAAATTACCAATGAGACAGCCAGTATCCACACCACAGCAGCCTCCATCCGAACCAAGAAAGCCTCCAAAGCCAGGAAGATAATTGCTAAGGTCATAAATACTGACACTGAGCATATACAGGCTGCAAATGTCACTGAGACAGCTACCAGGCAGATTGAGGCCTCAGTAATAGCTATCAGGCCCAAAAAATCCAAGGGCAAGAAGGCTGCCAGTAGGGGCCCAAATTCTGTCTCTGAGATTTCTGAGGCCCTACTTGCCACTCAAATGGTCACAAACCAGGCCCTGGCAGCCACCCTGCGGGTCAAGAGAGGGTCTAGGGCTCGGAAGGCTTCCACTAAGGCTCGGGCAACTGAAAGCCAGACTCCAAATGCTGACCAAGGGGCCCAGGCCAAGATGGCCTCTGCTCAGACCAACGTAAGTGCCCTTGAGACTCAGGTTGCTGCTGCTGTCCAGGCCCTGGCAGATGACTATCTGGCTCAGTTGAGTCTGGAGCCCACAACCAGGACCCGGGGCAAGAGAAACCGAAAG TCCAAGCATCTGAATGGGGATGAGAGAAGTGGCAATAATTACAGGCGGATCCCATGGGGCCGGAGGCCTGCGCCACCGCGAGATGTGGCCATTTTACAAGAAAGG GCTAATAAGTTGGTGAAATACCTGTTGGTTAAGGACCAGACAAAGATCCCCATCAAGCGCTCAG ACATGCTGAGGGATGTCATCCAAGAATATGATGAATATTTCCCAGAAATCATTGAACGAGCAAGCTACGCTCTGGAGAAG ATGTTTCGAGTCAATCTGAAAGAAATTGATAAGCAAAGTAGCTTGTATATTCTCATCAGCACTCGGGAATCCTCTGCAGGCATACTGGGAAC GACCAAGGACACACCCAAGCTGGGTCTCCTCATGGTGATTCTGAGTGTCATTTTTATGAATGGCAACAAGGCCAGTGAGG CTGTCATCTGGGAGGTGCTTCGCAAGTTGGGGCTGCACCCTGG GGTGAGGCATTCACTCTTTGGGGAAGTGAGGAAGCTCATCACAGACGAGTTTGTGAAGCAGAA GTACCTGGAGTACAAGAGGGTCCCTAACAGCAGACCACCTGAATATGAGTTCTTCTGGGGCTTGCGCTCCTACCATGAGACTAGCAAGATGAAAGTCCTCAAGTTTGCATGCAAG GTGCAGAAAAAAGACCCCAAGGACTGGGCTGTGCAGTACCGCGAGGCAGTGGAGATGGAAGTCCAAGCTgcagctgtggctgtggctgaggctgaagccagggctgaggcaagagccCAAATGGGGATTGGAGAGGAAGCTGTGGCTGGGCCCTGGAATTGGGATGACATGGATATCGACTGCCTAACAAGGGAAGAGTTAGGCGATGATGCTCAGGCCTGGAGCAGATTTTCATTTGAAATTGAGGCCAGAGCCCAAGAAAATGCAGATGCCGGCACCAGCGTCAACTTCAGCAGAGGAGCTGGTACCAGGGCTGGCTTCAGCGACGGTGCTAGTATTAGCTTCAATGGTGCACCCAGCTCCAGTGGTGGACCTGGCATTACCTTTGGTGGTGCACCCAGCTCCAGTGCCAGCTTCAGCAATACAGCCAGCATTAGCTTTGGTGGCACACTGAGCACTAGCTCCAGCTTCAGCAGTGCAGCCAGCATTAGCTTTGGTGGTGCACCCAGCACCAGCACTAGTTTCAGCAGTGAAGCCAGCATTAGCTTTGGTGGCACGCCTTGTACCAGTGCCAGCTTTAGTGGTGGAGTCAGCTCTAGTTTTAGTGGCCCACTCAACACCAGTGCCACTTTCAGTGGTGCAGCCAGCTCTGGCTTTGGAGGCACACTCAGCACCACGGCTGGCTTTAGTAGTGTACTCAGCACCAGCACCAGCTTTGGCAGTGCACCCACAACGAACACAGTCTTCAGTAGTGCGCTTAGCACCAGCACTGGCTTTGGAGGCACACTCAGCACCAGTGTCTGCTTTGGTGGCTCTCCCAGCTCCAGTGGTAGCTTTGGTGGTACACTCAGTACCAGTATCTGCTTTGGTGGCTCTCCCTGCACCAGCACTGGCTTTGGAGGCACACTCAGCACCAGTGTCTCCTTTGGTGGCCCTTCCAGCACCAGTGCCAATTGCGGTGGTACACTAAGTACCAGCATCTGCTTTGATGGCTCTCCCAGCACTGGTGCTGGCTTTGGTGGTGCTCTCAACACCAGTGCCAGCTTTGGCAGTGCGCTCAATACCAGTGCTGGTTTTGGTGGTGCTATGAGCACCAGTGCTGACTTTGGCAGTACACTAAGCACCAGTGTCTGCTTTGGTGGCTCTCCTGGCACCAGTGTCAGCTTTGGCAGTGCGCTCAACACCAGTGCTGGTTTTGGTGGTGCTGTCAGCACCAGCACTGACTTTGGTGGTACACTAAGCACCAGCGTCTGTTTTGGTGGCTCTCCCAGCACCAGTGCTGGCTTTAGTGGTGCACTCAACACCAATGCCAGCTTTGGCTGTGCCATCAGCACCAGTGCCGGCTTCAGTGGTGCTGTCGGCACCAGTGCTGGCTTCAGTGGTGTACCCAGCACCAACCCTGGCTTTGGCGGTGCATTTAACACCAGTGCTGGCTTCGGTGGGGCACTTAGTACCACTACTGACTTCGGTGGTACTCCCAACAACAGCATTGGCTTTGGTGCTGCTCCCAGCACCAGTGTCAGCTTTGGTGGTGCTCATAGCACCAGCCTCTGTTTTGGTGGAGCTCCCAGCACCAGCCTCTGCTTTGGCAGTGCATCTAATACAAACCTATGCTTTGGTGGCCCTCCTAGCACCAGTGCCTGCTTTAGTGGTGCTACCAGCCCTAGTTTTGGTGATGGACCCAGTACCAGTACCGGTTTCAGCTTTGGCAACGGGTTAAGCACCAGTGCTGGATTTGGTGGTGGACTGAACACCAGTGCTGGCTTTGGTGGTGGCCTAGGCACCAGTGCTGGCTTCAGTGGTGATCTAAGCACCAGTTCTGGCTTTGATGGTGGGCTAGGTACCAGCGCTGGCTTCAGTGGAGGACCAGGCACCAGCACTGGCTTTGGTGGTGGACTGGGCACCAGTGCTGGCTTCAGTGGCGGACTGGGCACCGGTGCTGGCTTTGGTGGTGGACTGGTCACTAGTGATGGCTTTGGTGGTGGACTGGGCACCAATGCTAGTTTTGGCAGCACACTTGGCACCGGTGCTGGCTTTAGCGGTGGCCTCAGCACCAGCGATGGCTTTGGCAGTAGGCCTAATGCCAGCTTCGACAGAGGACTGAGTACCATCATTGGCTTTGGCAGTGGTTCCAACACCAGCACTGGCTTTATTGGCGAACCCAGCACCAGCACGGGCTTCCATAGTGGACCCAGTTCTATTGTTGGCTTCAGTGGTGGACCAAGCACTGGTGTTGGCTTCTGCAGTGGACCAAGCATCAGTGGCTTCAGCGGTGGACCGAGCACAGGAGCTGGCTTCGGCGGTGGACCAAACACTGGTGCTGGCTTTGGTGGTGGACCAAGCACCAGTGCTGGCTTCGGCAGTGGAGCCACCAGTCTTGGTGCCTGTGGCTTCTCCTATGGCTAG